The following nucleotide sequence is from Catillopecten margaritatus gill symbiont.
TCAACAATGAGTTTTTGTGCGGTTTTTTTGCCAATTCCTGGGGTTTTGGCGAGTAAGGCATCATCATCATTGGCAACCGCACTCATTAATGAACCGATGTCTAAATGCGATAAAATCGCCAAGGCAACTTTAGGACCAACGCCATTCACACGAATAAGTTCTCTAAAAATAGTCTTCTCATCTTTGCTGATAAAACCGTATAAAGTGTGCGAGTCTTCTTTAACCGTTAAATGTGTGTATAAAGAAACATTTGCATCATCGCCCATTGCATAAAAACTCGACATCGGACATAAAATTTCATAGCCGATACCACCAACTTCCAAAAGTAATTCAGGTTGGTTTTTCTCTAAAATTGTGCCTGTGAGTTTTCCAATCATATTTATTATCCCTACCTGTTCAATCCCTTACAACCAAGAGTATTGTTTAAAGTAATTAACTTCAAAGGCTTTAATATCGTCTTCATATTGCAAAGTCAAGCCAATATCATCCAAGCCATTCAGCAGCCGCCTTTTGCGTTCTACATCAACTTCAAACGCATAAATTTTGCCATTTGCAATAATCGTTTGTGCCTCTAAATCAATCGTGATTTCACTGTCTAAAGCAAATAATTCATCCATCACCGCATTATCTTGCACGATGGGTAAAATACCGTTTTTAAAGCAGTTGTTATAAAAAATATCCGCAAAACTCGGTGCAATAATTGCCCTAAACCCATAATCTTCCAACGCCCAAGGCGCATGCTCACGAGAAGAACCGCAACCAAAATTTTCTCGTGCTAATAAAATCTGTGCGCCCTTATATTGCGGATTATTTAACACAAAATCCTCATTCAGCGGTCGCTTAGAATTATCCATCCCCACCTCGCCATGATCCAAATAACGCCATTCATCAAACAAATTCACGCCAAATCCTGAGCGCTTAATTGATTTTAAAAATTGCTTGGGAATAATCGCATCGGTGTCAATATTCGCTCTATCAAGTGGCGTGGCAATGGAGGTTAGCGTGGTAAATTTATTCATAATATTCGTTATTGTATTTTTTCGTAAAGGGTTTCAGGGGAGACATCTGCACCATTTTTCCAAGCGATGGTGCCCCCTTCTAAAAAAGCTTGCTTAAAAAAAGTTTTATTTTTTAATGGGGCAAAAATCGAACCCCTGTCAACATATTCAGAAAAATCAATATCACCAGTTTTGCCATCGTCAAAAGCAATCGTGTAGATATAATTATCCTTATAGTTTATTTTTGTAATGTCATTCATATTCCACATAATATTTTTTATAAAAGATTTATTCCAAAGGTTCAATTTTTTTAATTACCTTGCTTTGCCTTGCTAGTTTCCAATCTTTTTCTAATTCTAGCGTGTGTAGATCAACCCATTCGCGAACAAGTTTAGTTGCAGTTTTGGATGATAAATTACCTTTTATTATATTGCCTTGAAAATCAAAGATGGCTTTATTGCCTGAGTATTCAGCATGAAAATGAGGAGGATTATGTTCGTCATAAAACATCCTGATGATAATCCCAAAGAATCTTGATATTTCTGGCATTTTACTTAACTCCTGAAAAATGACCTGCAATGGCACTGGCAGCGGCAATCGCAGGACTAACCAAATGCGTGAATGAACCTTGCCCTTGGCGACCTTCAAAGTTGCGGTTAGAGGTGCTGGCACAGCGTTCGCCGACTTCTAATTTGTCGGCGTTCATGGCTAGGCACATTGAGCAACCGGCTTCACGCCACTGGAAACCTGCATCGGTGAAAATTTTATCAAGACCTTCTTCTTCGGCTTGTTTTTTGATTAAACCAGAGCCAGGGACGACTAGGGCAAGTTTAATGTTGTCGGCGATGTGTTTGCCCTCGGCTACTTTAGCGGCGATACGCAAATCTTCAATGCGAGAATTGGTGCATGAGCCGATGAAAACTTTGTCAATTTTGATGTCGCTGATTTTGGTGTCGGCTTTTAAGTGTGTGTAGCTTAAGGCATTTTCCCAACTGGTTTTTTCAACGGCATTTTTGGCGTTGTTTGGGTTTGGCACGGTTTCGTCAATGGCAACCACCATTTCTGGAGAAGTACCCCAAGTGACTTGTGGTTTGATGTCTTGTGCATTAAAACTGATAGTTTTGTCAAAAATAGCCTCTTTGTCTGAGTGTAGCGTTTGCCAATATTTGACTGCTTTGTCCCAATTGGCACCCGTTGGGGCAAGTGGACGACCTTTGACATAGTCGATGGTTTTGTCATCAACGGCAACCATACCCACTCTTGCGCCGGCTTCAATTGCCATATTGCACAGCGTCATTCTACCTTCAATAGATAAGTTTTGAATGGTGTCGCCACCAAATTCAATCGCAAAACCTGTGCCACCTGCCGTGCCGATTTGTCCGATAACATACAGGGCAATGTCTTTAGCGCTAACATTTTTGTTGAGTTTTCCTGTTACTTCAATTTTTAGATTTTTAGATTTAGATTGCCATAAACAACCTGTGGCTAACACATGCTCAACTTCGGAAGTGCCGATACCAAACGCTAACGCCCCTAATGCCCCATGTGTGGAAGTATGTGAATCGCCACAAACGATACTCATTCCTGGTAAAGTCGCCCCTTGTTCGGGACCGACAACATGGACGATGCCTTGACGAATATCGTTCATTTCAATTTCGGTAATGCCAAAATCAACACAGTTTTTGTCCAAAGTTTCAATTTGTAATTTGGAAATTGGGTCTTCAATGCCATTCACGCCTGATGAGCGTTCTGTAGTCGGCACATTATGGTCGGGAACGGCAAGGTTCGCCTGCAATCGCCATGGTTTTCTACCTGCCAATTGTAACCCTTCAAAGGCTTGTGGCGAGGTAACTTCGTGAATCAGCTGGCGGTCAATATAGATGA
It contains:
- the leuD1 gene encoding 3-isopropylmalate dehydratase small subunit 1, which translates into the protein MNKFTTLTSIATPLDRANIDTDAIIPKQFLKSIKRSGFGVNLFDEWRYLDHGEVGMDNSKRPLNEDFVLNNPQYKGAQILLARENFGCGSSREHAPWALEDYGFRAIIAPSFADIFYNNCFKNGILPIVQDNAVMDELFALDSEITIDLEAQTIIANGKIYAFEVDVERKRRLLNGLDDIGLTLQYEDDIKAFEVNYFKQYSWL
- the ruvA gene encoding Holliday junction ATP-dependent DNA helicase RuvA, giving the protein MIGKLTGTILEKNQPELLLEVGGIGYEILCPMSSFYAMGDDANVSLYTHLTVKEDSHTLYGFISKDEKTIFRELIRVNGVGPKVALAILSHLDIGSLMSAVANDDDALLAKTPGIGKKTAQKLIVELKDRLAKLNLIKTSNHATTINRSNPNSDQALAALQSLGFKVKEAEKMIAGVGDDTLSTEELIRHALQNK
- the leuC gene encoding 3-isopropylmalate dehydratase large subunit; this encodes MKTAELDKKFDDNQEDILQYFDTTTIMPQTLYDKLMSAHIVREEETTSLIYIDRQLIHEVTSPQAFEGLQLAGRKPWRLQANLAVPDHNVPTTERSSGVNGIEDPISKLQIETLDKNCVDFGITEIEMNDIRQGIVHVVGPEQGATLPGMSIVCGDSHTSTHGALGALAFGIGTSEVEHVLATGCLWQSKSKNLKIEVTGKLNKNVSAKDIALYVIGQIGTAGGTGFAIEFGGDTIQNLSIEGRMTLCNMAIEAGARVGMVAVDDKTIDYVKGRPLAPTGANWDKAVKYWQTLHSDKEAIFDKTISFNAQDIKPQVTWGTSPEMVVAIDETVPNPNNAKNAVEKTSWENALSYTHLKADTKISDIKIDKVFIGSCTNSRIEDLRIAAKVAEGKHIADNIKLALVVPGSGLIKKQAEEEGLDKIFTDAGFQWREAGCSMCLAMNADKLEVGERCASTSNRNFEGRQGQGSFTHLVSPAIAAASAIAGHFSGVK